From the genome of Alkalimarinus coralli:
CATTTTCGAGGCACAGCTGGTTTTAATGCCCTGAGTGCAAAAGATATCTTTGTGGGCAAAAGGGACGCCTGTCCATTCAGAAGATTCACCGGCTGCTATTTTTTCATCAGCGGCCTTGGCCTCGGCAAGTGCTTCGTCCTCGCATACCGTAATGAAGCTATTTAGGCCTGGGTCTTGTTTAGCAATTCGGTTTAAAAAATGTTGGGTCAGTTCTACGCTGGAAAACTCTCCAGTGGCTAGCCCTTTTGAGAGTTCGGCTACAGTTTTATTGTGCATGGCGATTCATTGTCTTTAAAGTTAAGCGGTTCAGAATTAAGCGTTTGCAGTATTCATTAATACGCATGACTTGGCATATTAAAATATCCACAGATCGTGGCCTTGAATATGCCGTTATTCAATAACTTTGGGTACGAGGTATAGACCTTCTTCTGTTGCCGGTGCGATTTTTTGATACGCTTCCCGGTGGTTGGCTTCTGTCACCTGATCTGAGCGAAGGCGTTGAACTGCATCAGTGGGGTGCGCCATAGGTTCAATGTTGTCGGTATTGACAGCTTGAAGTTGGTCAACCAAGTCTAGAATATTGGATAGATCGCCAGTGATTTTTTCAATCTGATCATCACTTATTTGCAGTTTTGCCAGTCGGGCAATGTTTTCTGCGTCTTCGCGCTTTATCGACACGGCTGCTCTCCCTCTAAGGTTGTATAATTTACGCAAAAAATTGAAACAATCGGCTATACTAACAGGATTCCAATAGATATGGTGCCATTTTGAGAAAGAGATAAGGATAATAGGCGGTAAAATACGATAATTTATCGCGAAATTGATGATTTCGTGAGGCTTTTCGTAATTCTACCTTGCTCAAAATACTCGCCATTGTTAAAGTTGCGGCAGTATCCGGAACCTCTATTTTTAGTTTGGTTGTACAGTTTTTTGAAGTCAGGTGTTTTGCTGCAAACTTTACGTGTGCCAATACACAGCAAGTGTGTGATGTATT
Proteins encoded in this window:
- the gatC gene encoding Asp-tRNA(Asn)/Glu-tRNA(Gln) amidotransferase subunit GatC — translated: MSIKREDAENIARLAKLQISDDQIEKITGDLSNILDLVDQLQAVNTDNIEPMAHPTDAVQRLRSDQVTEANHREAYQKIAPATEEGLYLVPKVIE